A window of Campylobacter pinnipediorum subsp. pinnipediorum contains these coding sequences:
- a CDS encoding GDYXXLXY domain-containing protein — MKNKFIVFVALLQPALLILMVFYAFVPLYFGKEIVMQVHGYDPMDPFRGNYVNLRYDFNDIDNIKKSKNYAVLEEKNNIHYTKKIIDKKPKSGIYIQGIYNNFGIQKYFTTEKNAITLQNKLADPNYKSYAKIKIFKGNARIVEINFIKNNKK; from the coding sequence ATGAAAAATAAATTTATTGTTTTTGTAGCTTTATTACAGCCCGCTTTGCTTATTTTGATGGTTTTTTATGCTTTTGTGCCTTTGTATTTTGGAAAAGAAATTGTTATGCAAGTTCACGGATATGATCCAATGGATCCTTTTCGTGGAAATTATGTAAATTTAAGATATGATTTTAATGATATAGATAATATAAAAAAATCAAAAAATTATGCTGTATTAGAAGAAAAAAATAATATCCACTATACTAAAAAAATTATAGACAAAAAACCAAAAAGCGGGATATATATACAAGGTATTTATAATAATTTTGGAATACAAAAATATTTTACCACTGAAAAAAATGCAATTACTTTACAAAATAAACTTGCTGATCCTAACTATAAGTCATATGCTAAGATTAAAATTTTTAAAGGTAATGCTAGGATTGTGGAGATAAATTTTATTAAAAACAATAAAAAATAA
- a CDS encoding DUF2157 domain-containing protein — protein sequence MKNISVKEILKWKQEGIAKDEFINKMSERYNYSIINPETNSNLLLHLLAYLFFGLSLFFLVGSNWEEIPDYIRLVLLAGLTLFLNISGLYTYKKGNFKHSEMIFFLAILVYGTSIALISQTYHLDSYMPDGLLLYAIGSIVLSVCIFSSFLTAISLMISIVWLLFELYYYNINSIYFICFILLSVFVCYKKSGKFLVFNIILGIIIYLFALEYKINGAGLREHVVMYCFCILMCLLLFISLKEPLDKIGQVRNSQNFYNISQIFASLFLVFLSFVLEQKPAQMSFYDIFNNIYGFIFVFLFVINSIIAFQYKNKFLFIVNFILLCLPIAFFYIQNEGMFFSIICIILGGLYIKNYKLFLGLLLIFSTSIIRYFEFSGDYISTSMLFLFFGFIMFVILKLKRVKNEK from the coding sequence TTGAAAAATATATCGGTTAAAGAAATTTTAAAATGGAAACAAGAAGGCATAGCAAAAGACGAATTTATAAATAAAATGTCAGAAAGATATAATTATAGTATCATAAATCCAGAAACAAATTCCAATTTGTTACTACATTTATTAGCTTATCTATTTTTTGGGTTATCTTTATTTTTTTTAGTTGGTTCTAATTGGGAAGAGATACCTGATTATATTCGCCTTGTTTTACTTGCAGGTCTTACATTATTTTTAAATATATCAGGTCTTTATACTTATAAAAAAGGAAATTTCAAACACTCTGAGATGATATTCTTCCTAGCTATATTGGTATATGGAACAAGCATAGCTTTGATATCACAAACATATCATCTTGATAGCTATATGCCAGATGGATTATTGCTTTATGCTATTGGTTCCATAGTCTTATCTGTGTGTATTTTTAGCTCTTTTTTGACAGCTATTTCACTTATGATATCTATAGTATGGCTACTTTTTGAACTGTATTACTATAATATAAATTCAATATATTTTATATGTTTTATTTTATTATCTGTATTTGTTTGCTATAAAAAAAGTGGTAAGTTTTTGGTATTTAATATCATTTTAGGAATAATTATATATCTTTTTGCACTAGAATACAAAATAAATGGAGCTGGCTTGAGAGAGCATGTAGTAATGTATTGTTTTTGTATACTCATGTGTTTGTTGCTTTTTATATCACTAAAAGAGCCTTTAGATAAAATAGGGCAGGTGCGAAACTCTCAAAATTTTTACAATATATCTCAAATATTCGCTTCATTATTTTTGGTATTTTTAAGTTTTGTATTAGAACAAAAACCAGCACAGATGAGTTTTTATGATATTTTTAACAACATTTATGGTTTTATTTTTGTATTTTTGTTTGTGATAAATTCTATAATAGCTTTTCAATATAAAAATAAATTTTTATTTATTGTAAATTTTATTTTATTATGTTTACCTATCGCATTTTTTTATATTCAAAATGAAGGAATGTTTTTTTCCATCATATGTATAATACTTGGTGGACTTTATATAAAAAATTATAAACTTTTTTTAGGGCTTTTACTTATTTTTAGCACATCTATTATTAGATATTTTGAGTTTAGTGGAGATTATATATCAACTAGTATGCTATTTTTATTTTTTGGATTTATTATGTTTGTTATTTTAAAACTAAAAAGAGTAAAAAATGAAAAATAA
- the hypB gene encoding hydrogenase nickel incorporation protein HypB, with the protein MCKDCGCSMGSHIDTHTHSNKTIHTHEYEHNHGHSHQDKHEHIHHEHTHTHSDGTVHAHTHTHDNEHGVGDGDHNHTHQNPTLNDVKTINVISKILSENDKEASKNREWFDKSGILAINLMSSPGSGKTTLLEATIKNSDLKIGVVEGDLETNNDANRILKAGGKAHQISTGQTCHLDAFMVHEGLHNIPMDDLDVVFVENVGNLVCPASYDVGTHLNVVLLSVTEGDDKVAKYPVMFRSADVIIVSKMDLIQHFDFEVERVKTEARKLNPKVDIIEVDSKSGNGIQRWIDYIKFKKEFR; encoded by the coding sequence ATGTGTAAAGATTGCGGCTGTAGTATGGGAAGTCATATTGATACACACACTCATTCTAATAAAACTATTCACACACACGAATACGAGCATAATCATGGTCATTCCCACCAAGATAAGCATGAGCACATACATCATGAGCATACGCACACTCATTCTGATGGCACTGTTCATGCACATACTCACACACATGATAACGAGCATGGAGTAGGAGATGGTGATCATAATCATACTCATCAAAACCCAACATTAAATGATGTAAAAACAATAAATGTTATAAGTAAAATTTTATCCGAAAACGACAAAGAAGCATCAAAGAACAGAGAGTGGTTTGACAAATCAGGAATACTGGCTATAAATTTAATGAGTAGTCCAGGAAGTGGAAAAACAACATTGCTTGAAGCTACTATAAAAAATTCTGATCTTAAAATAGGTGTTGTTGAGGGCGATCTGGAAACAAATAACGATGCAAACAGAATACTAAAAGCCGGTGGGAAAGCACACCAGATAAGCACAGGACAGACTTGTCATCTGGATGCTTTTATGGTTCACGAAGGATTGCATAATATCCCTATGGATGATTTAGATGTTGTATTTGTAGAAAATGTTGGAAATCTAGTTTGTCCAGCTAGCTATGATGTAGGAACTCATCTAAATGTAGTTTTATTATCTGTAACAGAAGGTGATGATAAGGTAGCTAAATATCCCGTTATGTTTAGATCTGCGGATGTTATCATCGTTAGCAAGATGGACTTGATACAACATTTTGATTTTGAAGTAGAGCGTGTTAAAACTGAAGCTAGAAAACTAAATCCAAAAGTTGATATCATAGAAGTAGATAGTAAAAGTGGAAATGGTATTCAAAGATGGATTGATTATATAAAATTTAAAAAGGAATTTAGATAA
- a CDS encoding adenylosuccinate lyase, which yields MHITHTLESLSIKTYDDKLFTELSNMINKNFQNTISSKGRVISFYEENEMPQRKYFLKFIKKIYEKQNKDELNIQFAEYKTIKLNYMQKNTLTNVIFAKVFFEDDEVIFRLQKSNNLFFGYLLQTFKNREFKINDSKTRLNIKITSDKDCDILQSLFEKKEYLDFIVEFDKDDEKFDKFKRNFKVKKSAKFINRFSALASLLEDNFKVLDCKIDSSFDDIRQSYLDLVKIYHPDRHANKSENIKDVYRKKFEQIQNAYESLKSFFKTQENFISA from the coding sequence ATGCATATAACTCATACTTTAGAATCTTTAAGTATAAAAACTTATGATGATAAACTTTTTACTGAACTAAGCAATATGATAAATAAAAATTTTCAAAACACAATTTCAAGCAAAGGCAGAGTAATATCTTTTTATGAAGAAAATGAAATGCCACAAAGAAAGTATTTTTTAAAATTTATAAAAAAAATTTATGAAAAACAAAACAAAGATGAATTAAACATACAATTTGCTGAGTATAAGACAATAAAACTTAACTATATGCAAAAAAACACATTAACAAATGTAATATTTGCAAAGGTGTTTTTTGAAGATGATGAAGTTATATTTAGACTACAAAAATCAAATAATTTGTTTTTTGGATATTTATTGCAAACTTTTAAAAACAGAGAATTTAAGATAAATGATTCAAAAACTAGACTAAATATCAAAATAACATCTGATAAAGATTGCGATATTTTACAATCACTATTTGAGAAAAAAGAGTATTTAGATTTTATAGTTGAGTTTGATAAAGATGATGAGAAATTTGATAAATTTAAAAGAAACTTCAAAGTAAAAAAATCAGCTAAGTTTATAAATAGATTTTCAGCACTTGCTTCATTGCTTGAAGATAATTTTAAAGTATTAGATTGTAAGATAGACAGTAGTTTTGATGATATAAGACAGAGTTATTTGGACCTTGTAAAAATTTATCATCCAGATAGGCATGCAAACAAATCAGAAAATATTAAAGATGTATATAGAAAGAAATTTGAACAAATTCAAAATGCTTATGAGAGTTTAAAATCATTCTTTAAAACTCAAGAAAACTTTATAAGTGCATAA
- the htpG gene encoding molecular chaperone HtpG, with the protein MADKFEFQTEVNDLLNLMIHSLYSNKEIFLRELISNASDALDKLNYLCLTNDKYKQLQYSAKIDIQFNKENKTLTISDNGIGMNKDELIANLGTIARSGTKGFLSSLSGDAKKDSSLIGQFGVGFYSAFMVANKIEVVSKKALEEEAYKWTSDAKSYEIENTQKQEHGTSITLYLNDEEFADEWRLENIIKKYSNHIPYPIFMDKSEYIPPKDEEKEGTYESKNTQINKASALWRMNKVSIKADEYNEFYKQISHDSTDPILHIHTKAEGKIEYSSLFYIPSVEPFDLFRVDYQSGVKLYVKRVFITDDAKELLPPYLRFVRGVLDVEDLPLNVSREILQENAIMRSVKEQSIKKILNELKKLKESDKEKYIKFYTLFGKVLKEGLYGFGTEKEQILDLVLFKSTTRDGLVSLKEYKESMKEDQKSIYYISGNNENMLRNSPLLESFKSKNIEVLIMDEEIDTIVMPMVNEFDKTPLKSISHSDIDDEIKTENEDKKDESAIANTLVKMREILKDEVKDVKLSSRLSESAAVLIYDKNDPDFAMQGILKQMGQSNIPKVKPILEINANHEIYNKLEKNELMVNDISRLLLDMAKINEGMSIENPSEFSKILTKIMVKAI; encoded by the coding sequence ATGGCAGATAAATTTGAATTTCAAACAGAAGTGAATGATCTTTTAAACTTAATGATACATTCACTTTATTCAAACAAAGAGATATTTTTAAGGGAGCTTATTTCAAATGCAAGTGATGCTCTTGATAAGCTAAACTATCTATGTCTAACAAACGATAAGTATAAACAACTTCAGTATTCAGCAAAAATAGACATACAATTTAACAAAGAAAATAAAACACTAACCATAAGTGATAATGGTATAGGTATGAATAAAGATGAACTTATAGCAAACCTTGGAACAATAGCAAGAAGTGGAACAAAAGGCTTCTTGTCATCTCTTAGTGGCGATGCCAAAAAAGATAGTTCGCTTATAGGTCAATTTGGCGTTGGTTTTTATTCTGCATTTATGGTTGCAAACAAAATAGAAGTTGTTAGTAAAAAAGCTTTAGAAGAAGAAGCTTATAAATGGACTTCCGATGCTAAAAGCTATGAGATAGAAAATACTCAAAAACAAGAACACGGAACAAGTATAACACTATACTTAAACGATGAAGAATTTGCTGATGAATGGAGGCTTGAAAATATAATCAAAAAATATTCAAACCACATTCCATATCCTATCTTTATGGATAAAAGTGAATATATTCCGCCAAAAGATGAAGAAAAAGAAGGCACTTATGAGAGTAAAAATACTCAGATAAATAAAGCTTCAGCACTTTGGCGTATGAATAAAGTAAGCATAAAAGCTGATGAATATAATGAGTTTTATAAACAAATCAGTCACGACTCTACAGACCCTATTTTACATATACATACAAAAGCGGAAGGAAAGATAGAGTATTCATCATTATTTTACATTCCTAGTGTAGAGCCTTTTGATCTATTTAGGGTTGATTATCAAAGCGGTGTTAAGCTTTATGTTAAAAGAGTATTTATAACAGATGATGCAAAAGAGCTTTTACCACCTTATTTGCGTTTCGTTCGTGGTGTTTTAGATGTTGAAGACCTGCCTTTAAATGTAAGTCGTGAGATACTTCAGGAAAATGCAATAATGCGTAGCGTTAAAGAACAAAGCATAAAGAAAATTTTAAATGAGCTTAAAAAACTAAAAGAATCAGATAAAGAAAAATACATAAAATTTTACACACTTTTTGGAAAAGTCTTAAAAGAAGGTTTATACGGCTTTGGAACAGAAAAAGAACAAATTTTAGACTTAGTGCTTTTTAAATCAACAACAAGAGATGGACTTGTAAGTCTAAAAGAGTATAAAGAATCAATGAAAGAAGATCAAAAAAGCATATATTATATAAGCGGAAATAATGAAAATATGCTTAGAAATTCACCTTTGTTAGAGAGCTTTAAATCTAAAAATATAGAGGTTTTGATAATGGATGAAGAGATTGATACTATTGTTATGCCTATGGTTAATGAGTTTGACAAGACACCACTGAAATCAATCTCTCATTCAGATATAGATGATGAGATAAAAACAGAAAATGAAGACAAAAAAGATGAGAGTGCCATCGCAAATACACTTGTAAAAATGCGTGAAATACTAAAAGATGAAGTTAAAGATGTAAAACTAAGCTCTCGCCTTAGCGAATCAGCAGCTGTCTTGATATACGACAAAAATGATCCTGACTTTGCTATGCAAGGCATATTAAAACAGATGGGTCAAAGCAATATACCAAAAGTAAAACCTATACTTGAAATAAATGCAAATCACGAAATTTATAACAAACTTGAAAAAAATGAGCTTATGGTAAATGATATTTCAAGATTGTTGCTTGATATGGCAAAGATAAATGAAGGCATGAGCATAGAAAACCCATCTGAATTTAGTAAAATTTTAACAAAAATTATGGTAAAAGCCATATAA
- a CDS encoding RNA polymerase factor sigma-54 has translation MLRQKTSITTKNKLNHTLRSWLGILQSGLDELKETLEPFAEKNPFITIEQNPKPPKKDFFKQIYSNSATDNIEALTINKDSLYDVLSSQINPPLFPTKKSQNIAYKIIQCINSEGYFEYDKDIFNVESIDDIEKIRGRFAYLEPIGVGARDLKESFMFQLEAINTDDEIYKIAKNIILNFDNLQSLTKTKNYEKAISIIKKFKNPPAIEYIQDDISIFADIFIDTSDNNINVSLNSDQYPNIVLDVDGLNEKDDFVASKIKEAKELIDALELRKSTLYKIGLMIVEYQYDFFFGGDIKPMKLKDIADDLDRNPSTISRAISNKYLQCSRGLIPLKNFFATALDDDVSNATIKSYVLNLVKNENKSKPLSDLKILELIQDEFKVKMVRRTITKYRKALNIASSSERKRIYAINNGS, from the coding sequence ATGCTTCGTCAAAAAACATCAATAACCACCAAAAATAAGCTAAACCATACACTTAGATCTTGGCTTGGCATACTTCAAAGTGGCCTTGATGAACTAAAAGAGACATTAGAACCTTTTGCTGAGAAAAATCCGTTTATAACAATAGAACAAAATCCAAAACCACCTAAAAAAGATTTTTTTAAACAAATTTATAGCAATTCAGCCACAGATAACATAGAAGCTTTAACGATAAATAAAGATAGCCTTTATGATGTTTTAAGTTCTCAAATAAACCCGCCCCTTTTTCCGACAAAAAAATCACAAAACATAGCATATAAGATAATACAATGTATAAATAGCGAGGGGTATTTTGAATACGATAAGGATATTTTTAATGTCGAAAGTATCGATGATATAGAAAAAATAAGGGGTCGTTTTGCATACCTTGAACCAATTGGAGTAGGTGCAAGAGATCTAAAAGAGAGCTTTATGTTTCAACTTGAAGCTATAAATACCGATGATGAAATTTACAAAATAGCAAAAAATATAATACTAAATTTTGATAACTTGCAAAGCCTAACAAAAACAAAAAACTACGAAAAAGCTATATCTATAATAAAAAAATTTAAAAATCCACCGGCTATTGAGTATATACAAGATGATATTAGTATATTTGCTGATATTTTTATAGATACAAGCGATAACAATATAAATGTAAGTTTAAATAGCGATCAGTATCCAAATATAGTTCTTGATGTAGACGGGCTTAATGAAAAAGATGATTTTGTAGCATCAAAAATAAAAGAGGCAAAAGAGCTTATAGATGCACTTGAATTAAGAAAATCAACACTTTATAAAATAGGGCTGATGATAGTTGAATACCAATATGACTTTTTTTTTGGTGGAGATATAAAACCAATGAAACTAAAAGATATAGCTGATGATCTAGACAGAAATCCATCCACGATATCAAGAGCTATATCAAATAAGTATTTGCAATGTTCAAGGGGTTTGATACCACTAAAAAACTTTTTTGCAACCGCATTAGATGACGATGTATCCAATGCTACAATAAAAAGCTATGTTTTAAATTTAGTAAAAAATGAAAACAAATCAAAACCGCTATCTGATCTTAAAATTCTTGAACTTATCCAAGATGAGTTCAAGGTAAAAATGGTTAGAAGAACCATAACAAAATACAGAAAAGCCTTAAATATAGCAAGTTCTAGTGAAAGAAAGAGAATTTATGCTATAAATAACGGCTCTTAA
- a CDS encoding autotransporter domain-containing protein, whose product MGNNLRNINYILKPSVVISLSAFLVSCGGGGGGGGGSSQPSYTDIYTPSPRYTPSAPQRDEDNKMQQLLPVNLPISKTLFFDGRETINESNSVVQNLQSEQIDRYNNKQKNTKENERKISVIDSGFKDYQYDANVLFLNGYLRHNRKEDLHGAYVLDIIRNQLKNKNNINKPIILIADVGNGNNMLSVSNQVFDEMYKKGARIFNNSWGTSNKQHKPYEIKTLKGLIGDKPEKDSIFVFAAGNDKRDEPTSEASYPKEYDNARNGFIAVAAYDENIKSKLADYSNKFDEKSKKWGIVASGITGNHQGTSFAAPRVTAAVANVWDKFPWMSNHLVTVTILSTADIPGTSTPTEGPNSGKKDVGDPSFGWGILNQERALKGPALLHLDLRTLSKDEQFVQNLFTVDFDYRNYQDKNKLTWSNDIKGRGGIYKKGTGTLYLSGDNQYEGATWIQNGDIVLQNKLQNSDVIIEKQGTLRAESKNGAFAEIGKSITNNGGSLNVYGKGLYIKEKYEGKNGARIVIDIDKSLLKADGNINFGNNGYLLADIENLQEIPSRNTTRTRTIIEANQIENFDSKKAKISNNISNFINIYGLNLNNSQKNLEVKYSRNDTAYVASALGYKANDIAFKTAENLDVVLDELAVSDDKDSQIYQASLSLFAMPAQALSNAINTLSGEIYSSSQNILAKQNETFNKTLSDRISSLIYEDRSGFWANQIFADVNLKNKGYANTSTNIHGSAFGLDKKTDNYILGVSLLSGRAKTDFDKNAGSTNIKNTSVSLYGSYNFDDFYMLGRVGLNSSKSKVEREILDKNSKISYDSKFYNTYTEIGKIFELDKFKINPFFATQLDWLKRDKIFEKDVFGLQADKKTYNLTSLLAGVRTKVEFDKLFISSNLTYINKPSPNDFSFDAKFTGSNSNVKITGIKEAKSTVWFGSNFGYNLTKNIMLNCGFDLSFDSSHNNSKVFNVGGLYRF is encoded by the coding sequence ATGGGTAACAACCTAAGAAACATTAACTATATCTTGAAACCAAGTGTAGTTATCTCTTTATCTGCATTTTTGGTTTCTTGTGGTGGCGGAGGTGGTGGCGGAGGTGGCTCTTCTCAACCATCCTATACTGATATTTATACACCATCGCCAAGATATACACCATCTGCGCCTCAACGGGATGAAGACAATAAAATGCAACAGTTACTTCCTGTAAATCTACCTATATCAAAAACCTTATTTTTTGATGGAAGAGAAACAATAAATGAATCAAATTCGGTAGTTCAAAATTTACAATCAGAACAAATAGATAGATATAACAACAAACAAAAAAATACAAAAGAAAATGAAAGAAAAATATCAGTAATAGATTCCGGTTTTAAAGATTATCAATATGATGCAAACGTTCTTTTTCTTAATGGATATTTGAGACATAATCGAAAAGAAGATCTTCATGGAGCTTATGTTCTAGATATTATCAGAAATCAATTAAAAAATAAAAATAATATAAATAAACCAATAATTTTAATAGCAGATGTTGGAAATGGTAATAATATGCTCTCTGTAAGTAATCAAGTTTTTGACGAAATGTACAAAAAAGGTGCTAGGATATTCAACAACTCTTGGGGAACTTCTAATAAACAACATAAACCATATGAAATCAAAACACTAAAAGGTTTAATAGGAGATAAACCGGAAAAAGATAGTATATTTGTATTTGCAGCTGGAAATGACAAGAGAGATGAGCCAACATCTGAAGCTAGCTATCCAAAAGAATATGATAATGCTAGAAATGGTTTTATAGCGGTTGCTGCTTATGACGAAAATATCAAATCAAAACTTGCAGATTATTCAAATAAATTTGATGAAAAATCAAAAAAATGGGGGATAGTAGCTAGTGGTATTACAGGAAATCATCAAGGTACATCTTTTGCCGCTCCCAGGGTTACAGCAGCAGTTGCTAATGTATGGGATAAATTTCCTTGGATGAGTAATCACTTAGTAACAGTAACTATATTATCAACAGCTGATATACCTGGGACAAGCACCCCTACAGAAGGACCAAATTCTGGAAAAAAAGATGTGGGCGATCCTTCATTTGGATGGGGAATTTTAAATCAAGAAAGGGCTTTAAAAGGACCTGCATTGCTTCACTTGGATCTTAGAACATTAAGCAAGGATGAACAATTTGTTCAAAACTTATTTACAGTTGATTTTGATTATAGAAATTATCAAGATAAGAACAAACTAACTTGGAGCAATGATATAAAAGGTAGAGGCGGTATATACAAAAAAGGTACAGGTACCTTGTATCTTAGTGGAGATAACCAATATGAAGGTGCAACTTGGATACAAAATGGTGATATAGTGCTTCAAAATAAACTTCAAAATTCAGATGTAATTATAGAAAAGCAAGGAACCTTAAGAGCTGAATCCAAAAATGGTGCGTTTGCAGAAATAGGTAAGTCAATAACAAACAATGGGGGTTCTTTAAATGTATATGGAAAAGGACTTTATATAAAAGAAAAATATGAAGGAAAAAATGGAGCTAGAATAGTTATAGATATAGATAAATCATTGCTTAAGGCTGATGGAAATATAAACTTTGGAAATAATGGATACTTACTAGCCGATATAGAAAATTTACAAGAAATTCCATCAAGAAACACAACAAGAACAAGAACTATTATTGAGGCTAATCAAATAGAAAATTTTGATTCAAAGAAAGCTAAAATTTCAAACAATATATCAAATTTTATAAACATATATGGATTAAATTTAAATAATTCACAAAAAAATCTAGAAGTAAAATATTCAAGAAATGACACCGCTTATGTAGCTTCTGCATTAGGCTATAAAGCTAACGATATCGCATTTAAAACTGCAGAAAATTTGGATGTCGTTTTGGATGAATTAGCTGTGTCGGATGATAAAGATAGTCAAATTTACCAAGCTTCTTTATCTTTGTTTGCAATGCCGGCTCAAGCTTTAAGCAATGCTATAAACACTCTTTCTGGTGAAATTTATTCATCAAGTCAAAATATACTTGCAAAACAAAATGAGACTTTCAATAAAACATTAAGCGATAGAATATCATCTTTGATTTATGAAGATAGAAGTGGTTTTTGGGCCAATCAGATATTTGCAGATGTAAATTTAAAAAATAAAGGCTATGCAAATACTAGCACAAATATACACGGTTCTGCATTTGGACTTGATAAAAAAACTGACAACTATATACTTGGTGTTTCTTTGCTTTCCGGAAGAGCAAAGACTGATTTTGATAAAAATGCAGGTAGTACAAATATAAAAAATACATCAGTTAGTCTATATGGTTCATACAACTTTGATGATTTTTATATGCTTGGTAGAGTTGGATTAAATAGTTCAAAAAGCAAGGTAGAAAGAGAAATTTTAGATAAAAACTCAAAAATTTCATACGACAGTAAATTTTATAATACATATACAGAAATTGGTAAGATTTTTGAATTAGATAAATTTAAAATAAATCCATTTTTTGCTACACAGCTTGACTGGTTAAAAAGAGATAAGATTTTTGAAAAAGATGTTTTTGGATTACAAGCTGATAAAAAAACATACAACTTAACATCTTTGCTAGCAGGTGTAAGAACAAAAGTTGAATTTGACAAACTATTTATAAGCTCAAATCTAACTTATATCAACAAGCCATCTCCTAATGATTTTAGCTTTGATGCAAAATTTACAGGCTCAAATAGTAATGTAAAAATAACAGGTATCAAAGAAGCTAAAAGCACTGTATGGTTTGGTAGCAACTTTGGTTATAATCTAACTAAGAATATCATGTTAAATTGTGGATTTGATCTATCTTTTGACAGTTCGCATAATAACAGCAAAGTATTTAATGTTGGTGGTTTATATAGGTTTTAA
- a CDS encoding HypC/HybG/HupF family hydrogenase formation chaperone: protein MCLSVPSKVLEIDKDNVALVETLGVKRSVSLDLISEDVNIGDYILIHVGFAMEKIDTKIAEESLEIYRQIAKDMKNGKIDSYDGDIGLMEILDGSNK from the coding sequence ATGTGTCTTTCAGTCCCTTCAAAGGTTCTTGAAATAGATAAAGATAATGTCGCATTGGTAGAGACTCTTGGGGTAAAACGAAGTGTTAGTTTAGATCTTATCTCTGAGGATGTAAATATAGGTGATTACATACTAATACATGTTGGTTTTGCTATGGAAAAGATAGACACAAAAATAGCCGAAGAAAGTTTGGAAATTTATAGACAAATAGCAAAAGATATGAAAAACGGTAAAATTGATTCTTATGATGGAGATATCGGACTTATGGAGATTTTAGATGGATCTAATAAATGA